One window of bacterium genomic DNA carries:
- a CDS encoding FAD-binding oxidoreductase, with the protein MIREAEAVVIGGGVHGASATYHLAKAGRQVVLLERRGIGGASSGATGGIIRCHYSNESMVRLAHRAAQLWPALEAELGEPLDYVRNGFVATAGPGDAASMRRVVEMQRRVGVKADVIGLHEVRRWIPEFAADGLAVAAYEADSGYADGYATANAFANKARALGAAVYTGVTVTGIARNGAVSGVATDHGTIRTPLVVNCAGAWAPRVARMVGVDLPIRPGLLQMVAFNPRFPGWTRSSPTWIDLTTMTYCRPDAMGLMLAGGGSEENADLESAAPNPDDDSPRPSVMFEAEIHDNLIRRCPWAERMSRVRSWSGPDGISPDFHLIFGPVPDVPGYLQVAGGSGNSFKLSPATGEAVAEYVTTGRCSFVDLEAFSITRFAENRPFRGGYQMHITG; encoded by the coding sequence ATGATTCGCGAGGCGGAAGCGGTTGTCATCGGCGGTGGCGTCCACGGCGCGAGCGCAACTTATCATCTCGCGAAAGCCGGCCGGCAGGTCGTGTTGCTCGAGCGGCGCGGCATCGGCGGCGCCTCGTCCGGGGCCACCGGCGGCATCATCCGCTGCCACTACTCCAACGAATCGATGGTGCGGCTGGCGCACCGCGCAGCGCAGCTGTGGCCCGCGCTCGAGGCGGAGCTCGGCGAGCCCCTCGACTACGTCCGCAACGGCTTCGTCGCGACGGCCGGCCCGGGCGACGCGGCGAGCATGCGGCGCGTCGTGGAGATGCAGCGCCGGGTCGGCGTCAAGGCGGACGTCATCGGTCTCCACGAAGTCAGGCGCTGGATCCCCGAGTTCGCGGCCGACGGGCTGGCGGTCGCGGCTTACGAGGCCGACTCGGGATACGCCGACGGCTACGCCACCGCCAACGCCTTCGCGAACAAGGCGCGCGCGCTCGGCGCGGCGGTCTACACGGGGGTCACCGTCACCGGCATCGCCCGAAACGGCGCCGTGTCCGGCGTGGCGACCGACCACGGGACGATCCGCACCCCGCTCGTCGTCAACTGCGCGGGCGCGTGGGCGCCGCGCGTCGCGCGCATGGTCGGCGTCGACCTGCCGATCCGGCCGGGCCTTTTGCAGATGGTCGCGTTCAATCCGCGGTTCCCCGGCTGGACCAGGTCCAGCCCGACCTGGATCGACCTGACGACGATGACCTACTGCCGGCCCGACGCGATGGGCCTCATGCTGGCGGGCGGCGGCTCCGAGGAGAACGCGGATCTCGAATCGGCCGCACCGAACCCGGACGACGATTCGCCGCGGCCGTCGGTGATGTTCGAGGCGGAGATTCACGACAACCTCATCCGGCGCTGCCCGTGGGCGGAGCGGATGTCGCGCGTGCGGTCGTGGTCCGGCCCCGACGGCATCAGCCCCGATTTTCACCTCATCTTTGGGCCGGTTCCGGACGTGCCGGGCTACCTGCAGGTGGCCGGCGGCAGCGGCAATTCGTTCAAGCTGTCCCCGGCGACCGGGGAGGCCGTCGCGGAGTACGTGACCACGGGCCGCTGCTCGTTCGTCGACCTCGAGGCGTTCAGCATCACGCGCTTTGCGGAGAACCGCCCGTTCCGGGGCGGCTACCAGATGCACATCACCGGCTGA
- a CDS encoding LuxR C-terminal-related transcriptional regulator, with protein MKNPDGRRSGGRTLSGQAVLRSTAASEPLDLLDIFTRTADGVMAVAPSCRVILWNAAAEAILGYTPQDVLGRACHELIQGRDPAGNVFCHPHCAVLTMARREEPVHAYDVTTRAKDGSDRHLNVSTVLVPGAAGTVAVHLFRDVTAARRTPAAGDAAPDGSADAAAAPAGWAGQLTAREREILRLLAHGEGTRAVARRLFISPATVRNHTQSILTKLGVHSRLEAVVLAFREGVI; from the coding sequence ATGAAAAACCCGGACGGGCGGCGTTCCGGCGGCCGAACGCTGTCTGGTCAGGCCGTCCTCCGATCCACGGCAGCGTCGGAGCCGCTGGATCTCCTGGACATTTTCACGCGAACCGCCGACGGCGTCATGGCGGTCGCCCCGTCGTGCCGGGTGATATTGTGGAACGCCGCTGCCGAGGCGATCCTCGGGTACACGCCGCAGGACGTCCTCGGCCGGGCGTGTCATGAGTTGATCCAAGGGCGCGACCCGGCCGGTAACGTGTTCTGTCATCCGCACTGCGCGGTACTGACGATGGCGCGCCGCGAGGAGCCCGTCCACGCCTACGACGTCACGACGCGGGCCAAAGACGGATCGGACCGCCACCTGAATGTGAGCACGGTGCTCGTACCCGGGGCGGCGGGCACCGTCGCGGTCCATCTGTTCCGCGACGTGACGGCCGCCCGCCGGACTCCGGCCGCCGGCGACGCCGCGCCGGACGGGAGCGCGGATGCGGCCGCGGCGCCCGCCGGGTGGGCCGGCCAGCTTACCGCGCGCGAGCGCGAGATCCTGCGCCTGTTGGCGCACGGAGAGGGGACGCGCGCCGTGGCGCGCCGGCTGTTCATCAGCCCCGCGACCGTCCGCAACCACACGCAAAGCATTCTCACGAAACTCGGCGTGCACAGCCGCCTCGAAGCGGTGGTGCTCGCCTTCCGCGAGGGCGTGATCTAG
- a CDS encoding acyl-CoA dehydratase activase — translation MTAFTAGIDVGSAYTKVVLAGSSPGGAAGDDGGRAIAARTAISSGYDFAQAAERGLSQALAAAGLPRDAVGYVAATGYGRYMVPFRDIAITELTCHAYAVYRLMPEVRTVLDVGGQTVKAIRLGERGRVKAFRLNDKCAAGSGAFLEKTMRYLGYQATDIASLTGAAASPVAISSVCAVFAESEVINHLTAGRSAEDVCAGAVMALAERAGQVFKRVRPEPQYALTGGLTRVPLLRRALEKALGGVFRVPEGELGVYAGALGAALLGRERARRLTDPRPA, via the coding sequence ATGACGGCCTTCACCGCCGGCATCGACGTCGGCTCGGCGTACACCAAGGTGGTGCTCGCCGGCTCCTCCCCTGGCGGCGCCGCGGGAGACGACGGCGGGCGTGCGATCGCCGCGCGAACGGCGATCTCGAGCGGATACGATTTCGCCCAGGCCGCCGAACGCGGGCTGTCCCAGGCGCTCGCGGCCGCCGGCCTCCCGCGCGATGCGGTCGGCTACGTGGCCGCGACCGGCTACGGGCGATACATGGTGCCGTTCCGGGACATCGCCATCACCGAGCTTACCTGCCACGCCTATGCCGTCTACCGGCTGATGCCGGAGGTGCGCACCGTACTCGACGTCGGCGGCCAGACCGTGAAAGCCATCCGCCTCGGCGAGCGCGGCCGCGTCAAAGCGTTTCGCCTGAACGACAAGTGCGCGGCCGGGAGCGGGGCATTCTTGGAGAAGACGATGCGCTACCTCGGGTATCAGGCCACAGACATCGCTTCGCTGACCGGCGCGGCGGCGTCCCCGGTGGCGATCTCGAGCGTCTGCGCCGTCTTCGCCGAGTCCGAGGTCATCAATCACCTGACCGCGGGTCGGAGCGCGGAGGACGTCTGCGCCGGTGCCGTGATGGCGCTCGCGGAGCGGGCCGGCCAGGTCTTCAAGCGGGTCCGTCCGGAGCCTCAGTACGCGCTCACGGGAGGGCTCACGCGGGTGCCGCTGTTGCGCCGCGCGCTCGAAAAGGCGCTCGGCGGGGTCTTTCGCGTGCCCGAGGGCGAGCTCGGCGTATACGCCGGCGCGCTGGGGGCGGCGTTGCTGGGCCGGGAGCGAGCGCGCCGGCTCACCGACCCGCGGCCGGCCTGA
- a CDS encoding acyl-CoA dehydratase activase translates to MLVGGVDVGSTQTKAVVMDDTRLLGRAIVDTGARLTEAAGTAFRQALAAAGAAEADVTCVIGTGYGRFRVEFGHTQVTEISCHARGAVYLFPGTRSVLDIGGQDTKAIRVSGAGRVLDFAMNDKCSAGTGRFLGAASQALDIPLGELGPLALRAKHPVTMTTTCTVFAESEILGWLARGRRTEDVLMGVHAAIASRSVSLLRRVGIEPEITFTGGVARNVAMVRLLEDLAGAPLNVSEESHYCGAIGAALFALDRVLVGADA, encoded by the coding sequence ATGCTGGTCGGCGGGGTGGACGTGGGCTCCACGCAAACCAAGGCCGTCGTGATGGACGACACGCGTCTCCTCGGACGGGCGATCGTCGACACCGGCGCCAGGCTGACCGAGGCCGCCGGGACCGCCTTCCGCCAGGCCCTCGCCGCGGCGGGAGCCGCCGAGGCCGACGTGACCTGCGTCATCGGCACGGGCTACGGACGGTTCCGGGTGGAGTTCGGACACACCCAGGTGACCGAGATCTCGTGCCACGCGCGCGGCGCCGTCTATCTCTTTCCAGGCACCCGTAGCGTGCTCGACATCGGCGGCCAGGATACGAAGGCGATCCGCGTGAGCGGGGCCGGCCGGGTGCTGGACTTCGCGATGAACGACAAGTGCTCCGCCGGCACCGGCCGCTTCCTCGGCGCCGCGTCTCAGGCGCTCGACATTCCGCTCGGGGAGCTCGGGCCGCTGGCGCTCCGTGCCAAGCACCCCGTCACCATGACGACCACCTGCACTGTGTTCGCGGAATCTGAGATCCTCGGGTGGCTGGCCCGCGGCCGCAGGACCGAGGACGTGCTCATGGGTGTGCACGCTGCGATCGCGTCCCGGAGCGTTTCGCTGCTCCGGCGCGTGGGCATCGAGCCCGAAATCACCTTCACCGGCGGCGTTGCCCGCAACGTCGCGATGGTGAGGCTGCTCGAAGACCTCGCGGGCGCCCCGCTCAACGTCAGCGAGGAGTCGCACTACTGCGGGGCGATCGGAGCGGCACTGTTCGCCCTCGACCGCGTGCTTGTGGGGGCCGACGCATGA
- a CDS encoding 2-hydroxyacyl-CoA dehydratase family protein: MASEANLDGLLEDCRVLVEDPEFPAVHRWLEAHPGGKVLGHFQVYFPEEIAHAAGMLPVKILGAGGGVQIRKADARIAAFVCSIIRSSLELGLTGRLDFLSIFAVPPICDAARNACGVWVRNLPSLRCQMLYLPQNAASPRAAGYVAGEYRRIAGVIEEVAGRWITADALRRSIALFNENRALLRALYRVKRDTPWLLSAVEVYTLVRAGGLMPREEHNALLRHVLQLAPGRQHKRQDKIRVVFEGGYCEQPPIDMLAVIQDACYVVDDDLLIGLRWLTEDVPADGDPLANLARAYLGTSSSSPVQHDPRKPKPEMLLRRIRETAADAAIVAAPKMCEPGLEEQVHHVRALEAAGVPYLVLEFEEKMAVFEQMRMEIETFAESLLLEFA; encoded by the coding sequence ATGGCGTCGGAGGCAAACCTGGACGGGCTGCTCGAGGACTGCCGGGTGCTCGTGGAGGACCCGGAGTTCCCCGCGGTCCATCGCTGGCTCGAGGCCCATCCGGGCGGCAAGGTGCTCGGCCACTTTCAGGTCTACTTTCCGGAGGAGATCGCGCACGCGGCCGGCATGCTGCCGGTCAAGATTCTCGGCGCCGGCGGCGGCGTACAGATCCGCAAGGCGGACGCCCGCATCGCGGCGTTCGTCTGCTCGATCATTCGCAGTTCGCTCGAACTTGGCCTCACCGGCCGTCTCGACTTTCTATCGATCTTCGCGGTGCCGCCGATCTGCGACGCAGCCCGCAACGCCTGCGGCGTGTGGGTCCGCAACCTGCCGTCGTTGCGGTGCCAGATGCTCTACCTGCCGCAGAACGCCGCCTCGCCACGCGCCGCCGGATACGTCGCCGGCGAGTACCGGCGCATCGCGGGGGTGATCGAGGAAGTCGCCGGCCGGTGGATCACGGCCGACGCCCTGCGGCGGAGCATCGCCCTGTTCAACGAAAACCGCGCCCTGCTGCGCGCGCTGTATCGCGTGAAGCGGGACACGCCGTGGCTGTTGTCGGCGGTCGAAGTCTACACGCTGGTGCGCGCCGGCGGGCTGATGCCGCGGGAGGAGCACAACGCGCTGCTCCGGCACGTCCTCCAACTCGCCCCCGGCCGGCAGCACAAGCGTCAGGACAAGATCCGCGTCGTCTTCGAGGGCGGGTACTGCGAACAGCCGCCGATCGACATGCTGGCGGTGATCCAAGACGCCTGCTACGTCGTCGACGACGATCTGCTGATCGGGCTCCGCTGGCTGACCGAGGACGTGCCGGCGGACGGCGACCCGCTGGCCAACCTGGCCCGGGCGTATTTGGGCACCTCGAGCTCCAGCCCCGTACAGCATGACCCCCGCAAGCCGAAGCCGGAGATGTTGCTCCGTCGCATCCGCGAGACCGCCGCCGATGCCGCGATCGTCGCCGCGCCCAAGATGTGCGAGCCGGGGTTGGAAGAGCAGGTGCACCACGTCCGCGCGCTCGAGGCGGCGGGCGTGCCGTACCTCGTGCTGGAGTTCGAGGAGAAGATGGCCGTGTTCGAGCAGATGCGTATGGAGATCGAGACATTCGCCGAGTCGCTGCTGCTGGAGTTCGCATGA
- a CDS encoding 2-hydroxyacyl-CoA dehydratase family protein, with translation MTAPAPAQIGAIRHEGRRLMEDWWREMTDAAEAERPTAYVFVMGSVAEVLRVFGLSINCPEITSLQTAVRGQSLPYLQAAEGAGYSPDICGYVKADVGLQLNGRRHPNGTVPKPALAVATNMCNTYIKWAEIWEEMYRCPVFVLDLPAWRGGEAAPCIGTDAFRNDRRYVEGQLRDLIGLCERLTGTRFDVDRLREVMAEVNRMAAAYDAVLALNRHRPAPFSAIREGIVFQGISNLYRGTSEGTRFFELAAAELRERIRLGVGTLEEKYRLLLTGTTCYAALKRFAELFEEWGGVFVHSTYMVFAGGGFAPGFAYDLARPLESLAEMLLQSAWRGWSAPMFYAQDWLAATVRDWSADGVCFHGVKSCRTTSTGLPDVREWLRTRFDVPGLFIQSDLVDPRLWSDAQLKNRVDAFIESLAGRRAAGSGHAGG, from the coding sequence ATGACCGCCCCGGCGCCGGCGCAGATTGGAGCCATCCGGCACGAGGGCCGGCGGCTGATGGAGGATTGGTGGCGCGAGATGACCGACGCCGCCGAGGCGGAGCGGCCCACCGCGTACGTCTTCGTGATGGGCTCCGTGGCCGAAGTCTTGAGAGTGTTCGGTCTGTCCATCAACTGTCCGGAGATCACCTCGCTGCAGACCGCGGTGCGCGGTCAATCGCTGCCGTATCTGCAGGCGGCCGAAGGCGCCGGCTACTCGCCCGACATCTGCGGCTACGTCAAGGCGGACGTCGGACTGCAGCTCAACGGCCGGCGGCATCCCAACGGCACCGTCCCCAAGCCCGCCCTCGCGGTCGCGACGAACATGTGCAACACGTACATCAAGTGGGCCGAGATCTGGGAGGAGATGTATCGCTGTCCGGTGTTCGTGCTCGATCTCCCGGCTTGGCGCGGCGGGGAGGCCGCGCCGTGCATCGGCACCGACGCGTTCCGGAACGACCGGCGCTACGTGGAGGGCCAGCTGCGCGACCTGATCGGCCTCTGTGAACGCCTCACGGGGACGCGCTTCGACGTCGACCGGCTGCGGGAGGTGATGGCGGAGGTCAACCGCATGGCCGCCGCCTACGACGCCGTGCTCGCGCTCAACCGCCACCGGCCCGCGCCGTTCAGCGCGATCCGGGAGGGTATCGTTTTTCAGGGCATCTCCAATCTCTACCGCGGTACCTCCGAGGGCACGCGGTTCTTCGAACTGGCCGCCGCCGAGCTGCGCGAGCGCATCCGGCTCGGCGTGGGCACCCTCGAGGAGAAGTACCGCCTGCTCCTGACCGGCACCACGTGCTACGCCGCGCTCAAGCGCTTCGCAGAGCTCTTCGAAGAGTGGGGCGGCGTGTTCGTGCACAGCACCTACATGGTGTTCGCCGGAGGCGGATTTGCCCCGGGCTTCGCGTACGATCTGGCGCGCCCCCTCGAGAGTCTCGCCGAGATGTTGCTGCAGTCCGCGTGGCGGGGGTGGAGTGCGCCGATGTTCTACGCACAGGACTGGCTCGCCGCGACCGTGCGGGACTGGTCCGCCGACGGTGTGTGCTTCCACGGCGTGAAGTCCTGCCGGACGACGTCCACCGGCCTGCCCGACGTCCGCGAATGGCTGCGCACGCGGTTCGACGTCCCGGGGCTGTTCATTCAGTCGGACCTCGTCGATCCGCGGCTGTGGTCGGACGCGCAGCTCAAGAACCGCGTCGACGCGTTCATCGAGTCGCTGGCCGGGCGCCGCGCCGCCGGCTCCGGTCACGCCGGAGGGTGA